The Pseudoalteromonas translucida KMM 520 genome segment GGTAAAACTCGCAAGCACGACTTGGCCATCAACAGCGATTTACTGCGCGCTCCCGAGCCATTACTAAAAGCCTTAGTGGTACACGAGCTCGCTCATTTTAAAGAAAAAGACCATAACAAAAGCTTTTATAAACTTTGTTGCCACATGGAGCCAAGTTACCACCAGCTAGAACTCGATTTACGCATTTTTTGCGTGGCTGTAGAGCAAGGCAACAATCCTTATTTAAAATGAGCTAATTTAACGCACATTAGCTAAGGCAAAACTGTAAATTTAGTTAAACCTATAAGTTGCCCCGATTCTGTTACTACGTGCACCTGCCATTTACCGACAGAATCAGTTGGAAAATTTACTTTATGGGTCCAGGCTCTATAACCTTGCTCTCGGCCACCACTTATATTTAATGTGATCCGATCTACTTCTTTATTGTTGTATAACCACACATGAAATATTTTTTCATTTAATCCTCTGGGCGCTTTAACAGCAGTCCACGTATATAACCCCTGATGATGTAGTGAATAAGAGTCTAATTGCTTAATATTACCAATAGGTTGGCGTTGCTCTAAATCAACCTCGTGCGATAAAGTAATATCGGTTAAACGCAAAGCCGCTGGCGGCACCCAACTACGTAGTTGCCATAAGCCAGCACTTAAAATACACAAAATTACCACCAATAAAGGAAATCGCCACCAGCGGGTATTGGGCATTAAGTTGCCTAAACTTGGAAGGGTAAAAATAACAGCAGTAACCAAAGCAATTGCTAAACTTTGGCTAGTGGTTACATTAAATAAAATAGGTAAAGTAACCAATATAACTACAAACAATGCAAAGTTATGAAACACCGCAAATAGCATGCGATTTTTTGCTAACTTTTTATAATACAAAGGATCGATTACCGATATAACTGCACACATTATCATTAGCGCGGTAAAAATAGCTTGTGGATGATCCCACTGAGTTACCGCTAAAAAAAATGGCAAAGCAAAAAATAGGCTCTCTTGTTGCACCATTTGTAAAGCAAAGCGCATAAAGTTGGGCGATACCGCAACACCAAATCTTTGCTCTACTTTGTCACGCAACCAGTTATCAATAATTAACCATACCCAGCTCACTAGCAAAAATATGGCGATAAATTGCGAAAACGATTCTTTTCGCTCAACTAATACATAACTTGCCACACCTGAGCAAAATGCTATTACCGCTAATAACCCCGGCCGCTGTTGCATTGCAATTATAAATTTTGTTATTAAACTTTTAAAATAGTCCATCTAATTTGGGGTCCGTACTAGTGTGCATGCTAAAGCGCTTAAAAACGTAAGCGCATTATCTTAACGTAATTACCTGAACAACACATAAATAGCATAAAACCCCTCGGCTTATTAATAATACAATAATCGGTTAAGTAATGACTATTTTGGTTGCTTTAAGTGGGTGCGCGAAATTTCTTCATTTACCCAGTGTAATAATTGTTTTATTGCCTTAGATAGCACCTGATTTTGCCGCACTATATAACCCAAACTAGTGGTTGGAAATTGCGGTAAAGCAGTCACTGTGGTGGTTAAATTGGCTTTAGAGCGCAGCGAAAACTCAGGTACAATTGCCACGCCAAAACCAGCTTCTGCCCAATCAATTTGTGCATCAACACTGCCCACTTCCATAACCCGATAACTCGGTAAATTTAAAGACGGTAGCGCATTATCTAATAGCTCACGGGTACGGGTATCGTGGCCTAATAAAATTAATGTTGGCGGCTCAATTAGTACCATACTTTCATCGTTTTTTGCTTGCTCCCATAACGCTAAATTATTTCCCAGCGCACACCACTTTATCTGCTGGAGTTCACTAAAATGCAGTGGCTCACTTTCTTTTTGAGCAATTACAAAGCCTAAATCGGCTTCTGCACTTTTAACCAGCGCCGATGCCTGTGACGAAGTGGTATTAAGCAAGGTAAAATCAATCCCCGGGAACTGGGTTTTAAACAGCTGAAAAGGCTCTATGAGTAACAAACGAGAAATAATATCACTGGCTGCAATGGTGAGCGTGCCTTGGCTTAAGTTATTTATTGCATTGAGATCAGACTGACATACCTTCAATTCCCATAAGGTTTTTTGCCCAGACTGTAATAAACGTAAACCCGCTTGGGTTAAACAAAATGGGTTACGCTCGATTAACTTTACCCGCGTCATTTTTTCTAACTGCTTAATATGCAAGCTCACATTAGGTTGCGTCATGTGCAGTGCACTTGCCGTTTTACCAAAATGCTTTAGCTCTGCTAATGTAACAAAGGTTTTTAACCAATGAATATCTAACATCTCACTTCCTTAATATTGCCCGCATTATATGGAATCCTTATTGATATCATAATTATAATTAATTTCTCTTATTTTAACAGCCCGCATATCATATCAGCTTGTTCAATTTGGAGATTAAATTATGCCGTCAATTGTTGTTGTAGGTGCAAACTGGGGTGATGAAGGCAAAGGCCGCATCGTAGATTTTTTAGCTGAGAACGCATCAGCAAGCATTCGCTTTCAAGGTGGTAATAACGCCGGTCATACCGTTGTGAATGATTTTGGCACCTTTAAACTACATCAATTACCTAGCGGTATTTTTAATCCAGATTGCATAGCAGTACTTGGCCCTGGCATGGTAATAAGCCCTAGTGCCTTAAGTGAAGAAATAGCCGAAGTTAAAGCCGCTGGCGTTAATGTAAAACTGTGTATTTCCGATCGAGCCACTTTATGCCTGCCTTTACATGCTCTTGAAGACACCCTTGAGGAATTACGTTTAGGGGATGCTGCTTACGGCTCTACTCGTCAAGGTATTTCGCCAGCGTATGGCGACCGAGTAATGAAAAAAGGCATTTTAGTGGGTTGGTTAAATCAGCCTGACGTTTTACTAGAGCGTATTCAATTTATGCTTGATTGGAAAATGCCACAGCTAAAAGCCCTATACCCAAGTTGTGACTTTTCGCAAACAGCTGAAGAAATGACGCAGTGGTTACTCGATGTAACCGCACCTTGGCGTGCATTTATTTGTAATGTAACAGAGCCGTTAAAAGCACTACAAAAACAAAATGCTAATTTATTATTTGAAGCTCAGTTAGGTGCAGGTCGCGATTTAGTCTATGGCGAATACCCTTACACTACCTCTTCAAACGTAACGGCCGCTTATGCAGGCATAGGCAGCGGTTTACCTGCGCTTCGTCCTGAACGTGTTGTTGCGGTAGCAAAGTCGTTTAGCTCATCTGTAGGTACAGGTACTTTAGTTACTGCAATGGAAGAGCAAGACAATTTCCGTGAAAGCGCTAACGAATATGGCGCAGTAACTGGCCGTCCACGCGACATGGGCTACTTTGATGCAGTTGCCACGCGCAACGGTGTTGAGCTACAAGCTGCAACCGAAATTGCCTTAACCAAAATTGATTGTTTATCGGGTATGAAAGATTTAAAAATCTGTGTTGCCTATGACGGCGATCATAGCGAAAACCCAATTTGGCCACAAACGGCTGCATTAAGCCCTGTATATGAAAATATGCAACCTTGGGATGAAGACATAACCGGTTGTCGTACCTTCGACAGTCTACCAATTGCAGCGCAACAATACGTTGAGCGCATTGAAGCGTTAATGGGCGTACCAATAACTATGGTGTCTGTTGGTCCTGAGCGCGAACAGATGATTATTCGCTAAATAGCGCTATTGTGTTTAAATAACTGTTGGGTTTAATCATGCAACCCAACAGTTATTAATAAAGGCCAACACTGAGCTTGGCTGGTTTTTATGACCTTAACCACATAATTATTTTAACGTATTCTTACAGCCCTAGCCCCGCCATAAAATCGTCATCATCACTATCTTCTGCTTCTTTTGCAGCTTTAACTTTGGCTTTTTCTGCTTTTTGTTTTGCTTCGTTTTCGATAATATCGTCGGGATCTATTGCTTCTACAATGTCAAAGTCGTGTAATTTAATAAACTCAGTTTTATCCATTGCCAGCTCTAAATAAAATATATTTTGTTTACTGGTGGTAAACGTTACGCGGCGCGCTTGTGGGCGATCCATTGTGGTATCTACCGATATTTGTACCTGTTTATTAATTGCCATCATTTTTGGCTGATTTTGGGTAATAGAGGTATGTAATTGCTCGCGTACTTTAGAGGTAAAGTCGCCAACTATTTGGTTCATTAGCTCGCCTAATACGTTTGATACATCGTCAGATAAATGACTATGTGCTATTTCTTCCTCAGGCATGCCCATGTTACGCATGTAATCGCCATAAATTTCCATTGCCGCTTGCGATGTGAAATTAGTGATTACCAGCCCGGTAAAGCCACCATCAAATAACACAAAACAGCCAATATCTGGGCGCATACAAGTACGGGTAATTTTTTGCACCATAGCGGAGTAACTAACACTATTGCCACTGGCCGATGTGAGTACCCCTGTAACCGAGTGACAAAGGGTTGCCAATATATCATCGGTGCTAATAACTTTACTTTTGCTCATTTAATAGTCTCATTTATACTTATTTTTCATTATTCTAGCCAAGCTACTTAATTTATCACTGACTATCCAGCATAAAATGTTAAAATAGCGCCATTATTTTCAAAGAGACTGGCTTCGTGACCATTAAAGACAGTATTTATGCCTCTGAGCAACAAGTTAAAGACTTTAGTTTTGATCAAAACGTAGTCGAAGTTTTTCCTGATATGATCCAGCGTTCGGTGCCGGGTTACGCCACTATAGTGAGCACTATGGGTAAACTTGCCGGTGAGTATGCGCAAAGTAACTCTAACCTTTACGATTTAGGTTGCTCGCTAGGTGCGGTAACATTAAGTATGCGCCGTAATATTCGCACCGATAACTGCCATATTATTGCAGTAGATAACTCACAAGCTATGGTTGAACGTTGTAAGGTACATTTACAGGGCTTTAAGTCAGAAGTACCGGTTACCGTTACCTTAGGCGACATTAACGAGCTTGAAATTCAAAATGCTTCAGTGGTGGCAATGAACTTTACGCTGCAGTTTATTCCGCATGCACAGCGCCAAGCCGTGCTTGAAAAAATATACGCCAACTTAAAACCCGGCGGTGTATTGCTGCTGAGCGAAAAAATAAAAGCCGAAAACGAGCTGTGTGATAATTTACTAATTGACCTACACCACGACTTTAAACGCCATAATGGGTATTCGGAGCTTGAAATAAGCCAAAAGCGCACCGCTATTGAAAACGTAATGCGCCCTGATACGCTAAGCACGCACTTTACCCGCTTAAAAGACATTGGCTTTAGCCAAACTCAAGCGTGGTACCAATGTTTTAATTTTTGCTCAATGATCGCAATTAAATAAAGAGAGTAAGTAATTTATGTCTCAATGGTTTAACCAATTTTACGCCGCTATTGCCCAAAGCCCACTTAGTCACTGGCTAGAAACCCTGCCTGCGCAATTAAAACTTTGGCAGTTAGAGGCAAGTCATGGCGACTTACCACAGTGGCAAAAAGTGCTTAAAAATTTACCTGAGGTTAAAACTCAACATGTTGATATTACTACACAGGTAAAAATTGGCGCAGCGGGTGAAATAACCGATGGTGAGCAAAAACAAACCCTGCATTTATTAAAGCGTATGATGCCATGGCGCAAAGGCCCATTTAGCGTTCACGGTATTGAAATAGATACAGAGTGGCGCAGCGATTGGAAATGGGATCGCCTGCTTCCACATATTGAACCGCTCAAGGGCCGAACAGTGTTAGATATTGGCTGTGGCTCGGGCTATCATTTATGGCGTATGCGCGGTGAAGGCGCTCAGTTTGTAGTAGGCATCGACCCTTCTGACTTATTTTTGTGTCAGTTTCAAGCTATAAAACACTTTAACCCCGACGAAAACGTACACTTATTACCACTAGGTGTTGAAGCGCTACCCGAGTTAAAAGCATTTGATACGGTATTTTCGATGGGGGTACTTTATCATCGTCGCTCGCCTATCGACTTTTTAGCGCAATTAAAAGCACAGCTGCGCCCCGGTGGCGAGTTAGTCCTAGAAACCTTAGCCATCGAAGGCGACGAAAATACGGTACTTGTACCCACCGACCGCTACGCTAAAATGCGTAACGTGTGGTTTATTCCAAGCACCGCAGCATTAAAGCTATGGATGGAGCGCGTCGGTTTTAAAGATGTTCAAGTGAAAGATTGTGCGATTACCACCTTAGATGAGCAACGCAAAACTGCTTGGATGGAAAACGAATCGTTAGTCGACTTTTTAGATCCAAACGATACCAGTAAAACCATTGAAGGTTACCCAGCACCACTACGTGCTATTTTAACTGCTAAAGCATAGCGTTAACTGCAATATCAGCAAATAGTAAAAAACGCCTACGGGCGTTTTTTTGTTTATTTAGCCAGCAATTAGCGGACAAGTGTCCTGTTAATTATTTCAATACTATATTTACGCTAGCCGCGGTTACGCAATTGTTGTAAAATACGCGCGTTTCTAAGCAACCCAAAACAACTATTTTGAGGAAAACCTGTGAGCGAACAAAAACAGTCTCTAAGCTATAAAGACGCGGGCGTAGATATCGACGCTGGTAATGCACTTGTTGAGCGTATTAAAGGTGTGGTTAAAAAAACTCGTCGTCCTGAAGTAATGGGCGGTATTGGTGGTTTTGGCGCACTTTGCGAAATTCCAGCAGGTTATAAGCAACCAGTATTAGTTGCCGGCACTGATGGTGTGGGTACTAAGTTACGTTTAGCTATCGATCTTAAAAAGCACGACACTGTAGGTATCGACTTGGTCGCTATGTGTGTAAACGATTTAATTGTTCAAGGTGCTGAACCGCTGTTTTTCCTAGATTACTATGCAACAGGTAAGCTAGACGTAGACACGGCCGCCGACGTAGTAACCGGTATTGGTAAAGGCTGTGAAATTTCTGGCTGTGCCCTTATTGGTGGCGAAACCGCAGAAATGCCTGGTATGTACGACGGCGAAGACTACGATATGGCTGGTTTTTGTACCGGTGTTGTAGAAAAATCAAAAATTATTGATGGCACTAAAGTAGCCGCGGGCGATCAACTTATTGCGCTTGCTTCAAGTGGTCCGCATTCAAATGGCTTCTCACTTATTCGCAAAGTGCTTGAAGTATCTAACGCAGATACAAGCGCTGATTTTGAAGGCAAAACATTAGGTGAAACATTGCTTGAACCTACTCGCATTTACGTTAAACCACTGCTTGAGTTATTCAAGCACGTTGACGTACACGCGCTTTCGCACATTACCGGTGGCGGCTTTTGGGAAAATATCCCACGCGTATTACCTGCCTCTGCAAAAGCAGTAGTAAAAGGCGATAGCTGGCAGTGGCCTAGTATTTTTAACTGGTTACAAGAAAACGGTAACATTACTACGCATGAAATGTACCGCACATTTAACTGTGGTGTAGGCATGGTGTTAGTTGTTCCAGCCGACAAACTAGAGCAAAGCTTAAGCATGTTAAAAGACTTGGGCGAAAACGCATGGCACCTTGGTGAAATTCAAGACGCTAAGCCTGGCGAAGAGCAAGTTGAAATTGTAGGTGGTGCTAAGTAATGGCACCCACTCGTCTTGTAGTTTTAATCTCAGGCGGTGGCTCTAATTTACAAGCCATTATTGATGCCTGTGAAAGTGGCGAGATAAATGCGCAAATAGCGGCTGTTATTAGTAACAAAGCAGACGCTTATGGCCTTGAACGTGCTAAGCAAGCAGGCATTGCTACACAAGTGCTGAGTCATAAAGATTTTGACTCGCGCGAGGCCTACGATACACAGTTAATGAGCATCATTGACTCTTTTATACCGAATCTAGTTGTATTAGCTGGGTTTATGCGTATTCTTACTCCTAACTTGGTGCAAAAATATATTGGAAAAATGTTGAACATTCATCCATCTTTGTTGCCTAAGTACCAGGGGCTGAATACCCACCAAAGAGCAATTGATGCAAATGATGATGTTCATGGCGTAAGTGTTCATTTTGTAACTGAAGAGCTAGACGGAGGTCCGGTTATACTTCAGGCAAAAGTACCTGTACTCAAGGATGATACAGCAGACACATTAGCAAAACGCGTGCACGAACAAGAGCATATAATTTATCCTTTGGTGGTCAAATGGTTCAGTGAACACAGACTTACTATGGAAGCAGATTATGCAGTTCTTGACGAAACAAAACTTCCTGCACACGGCGCGCAGTACCCACAATAAAAAAATAAGTGCCCTGCTATTATGTGTGGGCACTTTACTTCCAACTAGCCTTATTGCCGGCGAATTGACACAGTACGAAGCTAAGTATGATATTTTACGCAAAGGTAAAAATCATGGTGAAGCCGTGCGTGAACTCAAAAAGATAAGTGACGATAACTACGAGTTAACCTATCACAGCAATATTGAGTGGATGATTTTTTCTGACTCACGCCAGGAAACCTCTAAATTTACCTTTAAAGATGGCAAAGTGAGCCCGCATCATTATTCAATGATCCGTACCGGCACTGGTCCTGATAAAGACTACAACATTGATTTTGATGCACAAAAAAAAGTCGTTAACAGTAGCCGCAGCGAATATCCGCTTGAATGTGAATGGACTGATGACTTTCAAGATGCTATTTCGTATCAGGTGCAAGTACGCGAAGGTTTGAAAAAAGGCGAAACCAGTTTTTCATTCCCATTAATCGATAAAAAAGGTAATCGCCGCGACTACAATTTTGAAGTTGTTGCAACAGAGATGATTTCATTACCTATCGGCAACGTAGAAGCAATTAAAGTAAAACGCTTATACGATAATGACAAACGCCAAGCACTTGCTTGGTTTGCACCAGAAATGGATTACATGTTAGTGCGTATGTGGAAAGGTGAAAAAGGAATGGAACAATTTGAAGTGCAAATAAACTCATTTACCGTGACAACACCTGTCATTGCCCCACCTGCTGATATTAAAAAAGTAACAAGCCCAGAGTAAGCAATTATTTTTAGCTACAAATGGCTTTATTACTATTAGTTTATATAAAGCGCGATGCAAATCGCGCTTTTTTTATACGTTTTGTTTCGCGATTAAATCTAAAAGTTAAACTTTATTAAGCCTCACTTTGCTGCTGCGCAGAAGCTGGCAAGCCAAAAACTCGATCGAACGCCCATGTAAAAACAATTGCATAAACAAAAAAGAATACAAAAAACCCAAGGTTCGCTATAAACGCACTCAGCACTGAAATTTTCAACCACAGCGCCATAACCGGTACTAAAATTAAAACAAGGCCACCTTCAAAGCCAATTCCGTGTAATAAGCGACGATTGAATGAGCGACCTTTTATTGTTTGCTGAGACTCCCAGCGTTCAAATAACGCGTTAAATATATAGTTCCAGCTAAGTGCTACGCTGGATAATACAAAAGCGAGGCCTATCGCCGAAGTTGCTGATTTATCAAACATAAAACTTATAATAGGGCCAACAAAAGCAATGGCAAATAATTCATACAACACAGCTTGTAGAATACGGCGTTTTTTAGGAGTCATAATATAATTCCGATAATAAATAATGTACTGGGTCAGCTCAATATAAAAGCTCGCGTCTACTTTACTACAACAATTTTTAGCGCTCTCAACTAAGCGCTAAATGCTAAAAATGACAAACTTAAATCAATTCACCCATCTTAAATAATACAAACTCACCCGGCTGCATTTTTTTCCAGCGTTCGTCGTTAGTCAGTGGTTTTGTTGCTATAACACTAACAACATCGTTGGGCGTGGTTTCTTCGTTAAAATCAACCACCATGTCAGCATCAATAAGCGTCGCTTTTCCAAAGGGCGCACGGCGAGTTATGTAATGTAAGTTATTGGTACAGTAAGCTAAAACAAATACGCCATCGGTCAGCAGCATATTAAATACGCCCTTTTCGCGCAGCGTATGCGAAAGCGTTGCTGCATAACGAAATACCGATGCCATATCCTCTGGCTTATTTGGGTACTTAGTGCGTATTTGATCCAGCAGCCAGCAAAAAGCCAACTCACTGTCAGTATCGCCAACAGGTCGGTAATGATCTGGCTTTAAATCATGATAATTAGATAACTGGCCGTTATGCGCATAAGTAATTTCGCGCCCCCATAGTTCACGCGTAAACGGATGCGTGTTTTCAAGGCACACTTTGCCACGGTTACCTTGGCGAATATGGCTAATAACCGACACACTTTTAATTGGGTATGCTTTAACTAACTTAGCAATTTCTGACTGGTAGCTTGGCTGCGGATCTTTAAAGGTTCTGCAGCCTTTACCTTCGTAAAATGTAATACCCCAACCATCTCTATGTGGCCCGGTATTACCGCCGCGCTCTAGCAGCCCCGAAAAACTAAAACAAATATCTGTAGGCACATTCGCCGACATGCCAAGCAATTCACACATAAAATAAATAACCTTTAAACCACGTATTAATAAATAACGTTATATTTTTATATTAAGCGTACACTATTTAGTTATGTGTACAGGCGTCTATATTTACTTAAAAAATAACATTTTACTATCAGATTAAATTTTTTTTGTCGCTATGAATGTATAGACTAAAGCTGTAACTTACTTTATTAACGTTGGCTCTATTAAATGAGCTGCTTTTTACGGTTATTTCGATCAAAATTTAACTACGTAAGGTACTTGAAACTTAGCGTTACTAGCGCTACTCTAACCAAGGTGGTCTGACCTCTAATAAGGAATTAGCAATGACACTCATATTTACACTCGGTTTAATCGCACTGCTCAGCGCAGCGGTTTACCACAGAGCAAGTTGGAACACCGCACTTGGTGTTTCTATTGCAACATTATTAATTGGTACCTTTGCGGGTGCTTTTGGTTTAATTAGTTGGATAATATTTTTAATTATAGCGGTGCCTCTTTCTGTTACTGGTATTCGCCAGCAATATATTGTTAAGCCTCTTTTTGCTATGTTTAAAAAAGTAACGCCTAGCATGTCTGATACTGAAAAGTCAGCCATTGATGCAGGTACAACATGGTGGGAAGCTGATTTATTTTGTGGTAACCCAGATTGGAAAAAGTTACACCAATACCCAGTGCCTAAGCTAACTATTGAAGAACAAGCCTTTATCGATGGCCCTGTTGAAGTAGTGTGCAGCATGCTCGATGACTGGGAAGCAACACACGAACTTACCGATCTTCCTCAAGATGTATGGCAATACCTAAAAGATAACAAATTTTTTGCCATGATCATCAAAAAAGAATATGGCGGTTTACAGTTCTCAGCATTTGCACAGTCGTGCGTACTACAAAAGCTAACCAGTAAATCAACCTTACTTTCGTCAATTGTTGGTGTACCAAACTCATTAGGCCCAGGTGAATTACTTCAACACTACGGCACAAAAGAGCAAAAAGACCATTACTTACCGCGCCTTGCCAGTGGCCAAGAAATTCCATGTTTTGCATTAACCTCGCCAGAAGCAGGTTCTGATGCAAGCTCAATTCCAGACTACGGTGTAGTGTGTAAAGGGCAATGGAAAGGCGAAGAAGTTGTAGGTGTTAGCCTTACATGGAACAAGCGTTATATTACGCTTGCACCCGTTGCTACGGTGCTAGGGCTGGCATTTAAATTACAAGACCCTGATGGTTTAATTGGTGATAATAAAGAGCCAGGTATTACCTGTGCACTTATACCTACCGATACTCCAGGGGTTGAAATTGGTCGTCGCCACTTCCCGCTTAATGTGCCGTTTCAAAATGGTCCTACGCAGGGTAAAGATATATTCGTACCGCTTGATTACATTATTGGTGGGCCAGATATGGCAGGCCAAGGCTGGCGTATGCTGGTTGAGTGTTTATCGGTTGGCCGTGCAATTACATTGCCGTCAAACTCAGCCGGTGGCATTAAAATGATTGCCGTTGCAACAGGTGCCTACAGCCGTATTCGTCGCCAGTTCCGCTTACCTATTGGTAAAATGGAAGGCGTTGAAGAGTCGTTAGCAAAACTTGCCGGTTATGCATATAGCTCTGATGCTGCAGTAAGCATGTCTACCGGTGCGGTAGATTTAGGCGAAAAACCTTCGGTTGTTTCGGCTATTATTAAATACCACCTTACAGAACAAATGCGTGACTCTACCCTACACGCCATGGACGTACTTGGCGGTAAGGGGATCATGCTTGGGCCAAATAACTATTTAGGTCGTGGTTATCAAGGTGCACCTATTGCGATTACCGTTGAAGGTGCCAACATTTTGACCCGTAATATGATTATTTATGGTCAAGGTGCAATTCGCTGTCATCCGTTTGTACTTACCGAACTAGGTGCGTGCGAAATTGAAGACCGTGAAGAAGCGCTAAACGTATTTGATAAAGCATTAATGGGTCACATTGGTTTTACCATGTCTAACCTTGTACGCACTAAATGGCTCGCGTTAACAGGTGCTCGTTTTACAAGTGTGCCATACAAAGACGAAACCGCTGAGTTTTATCGTATAGCGTCGCGCTTTAGTGCATCACTTGCACTTATGTCTGACATTAGCATGGCAGTATTTGGTGGCTCACTAAAACGTAAAGAGCGTATCTCTGCTCGCTTAGGTGACTTACTAAGCTACCTATACTTGGTGTCTGCAACGCTTAAACGTTATAACGACGAAGGCCGTAAAAAAGAAGACTTCCCGCTAGTACAGTGGAGCTGTCAAGATCATCTGTATCATTGTCAACGTGCACTTGCTGATTTAATTAATAACATGCCTTCTGCTCCACTGCGTGGCGTATTAAAAGTATTGTTATTCCCGTTTGGCCGTCCGGTTCGTAAACCTACCGACCAGCTTGAACACAAATTAGCGCAAATACTACAAGTACCTAGCGAAACGCGTAATCGTTTGGCAAGCTATGTGTATTTAACAAATGAGCCACTTAACCTTGTAGGTCGTCAAGAGCAAACGCTTAAAGACGTACTTGAAGTTGAGCCATTATTTGACCGGGTATGTAAAGAAAAAGGCCTTAAACTGCCATTCTTTCAGCTTGATAAAGTAGCGCAAATGGGCCTAGAGGCTGGTATTTTAAGCCAAGCAGAAGCTGACAAGTTAGCCGCTGTAGAACAAGCTCGTTTAGACGTTATAAACGTTGACGACTTTGATCCTGCCGATTTACTCGCTGGTAAAGCAGCTCGTAATAATAAACCTAAAAAGGC includes the following:
- a CDS encoding DUF5924 family protein, translated to MDYFKSLITKFIIAMQQRPGLLAVIAFCSGVASYVLVERKESFSQFIAIFLLVSWVWLIIDNWLRDKVEQRFGVAVSPNFMRFALQMVQQESLFFALPFFLAVTQWDHPQAIFTALMIMCAVISVIDPLYYKKLAKNRMLFAVFHNFALFVVILVTLPILFNVTTSQSLAIALVTAVIFTLPSLGNLMPNTRWWRFPLLVVILCILSAGLWQLRSWVPPAALRLTDITLSHEVDLEQRQPIGNIKQLDSYSLHHQGLYTWTAVKAPRGLNEKIFHVWLYNNKEVDRITLNISGGREQGYRAWTHKVNFPTDSVGKWQVHVVTESGQLIGLTKFTVLP
- a CDS encoding LysR family transcriptional regulator, with product MLDIHWLKTFVTLAELKHFGKTASALHMTQPNVSLHIKQLEKMTRVKLIERNPFCLTQAGLRLLQSGQKTLWELKVCQSDLNAINNLSQGTLTIAASDIISRLLLIEPFQLFKTQFPGIDFTLLNTTSSQASALVKSAEADLGFVIAQKESEPLHFSELQQIKWCALGNNLALWEQAKNDESMVLIEPPTLILLGHDTRTRELLDNALPSLNLPSYRVMEVGSVDAQIDWAEAGFGVAIVPEFSLRSKANLTTTVTALPQFPTTSLGYIVRQNQVLSKAIKQLLHWVNEEISRTHLKQPK
- a CDS encoding adenylosuccinate synthase, which produces MPSIVVVGANWGDEGKGRIVDFLAENASASIRFQGGNNAGHTVVNDFGTFKLHQLPSGIFNPDCIAVLGPGMVISPSALSEEIAEVKAAGVNVKLCISDRATLCLPLHALEDTLEELRLGDAAYGSTRQGISPAYGDRVMKKGILVGWLNQPDVLLERIQFMLDWKMPQLKALYPSCDFSQTAEEMTQWLLDVTAPWRAFICNVTEPLKALQKQNANLLFEAQLGAGRDLVYGEYPYTTSSNVTAAYAGIGSGLPALRPERVVAVAKSFSSSVGTGTLVTAMEEQDNFRESANEYGAVTGRPRDMGYFDAVATRNGVELQAATEIALTKIDCLSGMKDLKICVAYDGDHSENPIWPQTAALSPVYENMQPWDEDITGCRTFDSLPIAAQQYVERIEALMGVPITMVSVGPEREQMIIR
- a CDS encoding DUF3334 family protein; translation: MSKSKVISTDDILATLCHSVTGVLTSASGNSVSYSAMVQKITRTCMRPDIGCFVLFDGGFTGLVITNFTSQAAMEIYGDYMRNMGMPEEEIAHSHLSDDVSNVLGELMNQIVGDFTSKVREQLHTSITQNQPKMMAINKQVQISVDTTMDRPQARRVTFTTSKQNIFYLELAMDKTEFIKLHDFDIVEAIDPDDIIENEAKQKAEKAKVKAAKEAEDSDDDDFMAGLGL
- the cmoA gene encoding carboxy-S-adenosyl-L-methionine synthase CmoA, which produces MTIKDSIYASEQQVKDFSFDQNVVEVFPDMIQRSVPGYATIVSTMGKLAGEYAQSNSNLYDLGCSLGAVTLSMRRNIRTDNCHIIAVDNSQAMVERCKVHLQGFKSEVPVTVTLGDINELEIQNASVVAMNFTLQFIPHAQRQAVLEKIYANLKPGGVLLLSEKIKAENELCDNLLIDLHHDFKRHNGYSELEISQKRTAIENVMRPDTLSTHFTRLKDIGFSQTQAWYQCFNFCSMIAIK
- the cmoB gene encoding tRNA 5-methoxyuridine(34)/uridine 5-oxyacetic acid(34) synthase CmoB produces the protein MSQWFNQFYAAIAQSPLSHWLETLPAQLKLWQLEASHGDLPQWQKVLKNLPEVKTQHVDITTQVKIGAAGEITDGEQKQTLHLLKRMMPWRKGPFSVHGIEIDTEWRSDWKWDRLLPHIEPLKGRTVLDIGCGSGYHLWRMRGEGAQFVVGIDPSDLFLCQFQAIKHFNPDENVHLLPLGVEALPELKAFDTVFSMGVLYHRRSPIDFLAQLKAQLRPGGELVLETLAIEGDENTVLVPTDRYAKMRNVWFIPSTAALKLWMERVGFKDVQVKDCAITTLDEQRKTAWMENESLVDFLDPNDTSKTIEGYPAPLRAILTAKA
- the purM gene encoding phosphoribosylformylglycinamidine cyclo-ligase — translated: MSEQKQSLSYKDAGVDIDAGNALVERIKGVVKKTRRPEVMGGIGGFGALCEIPAGYKQPVLVAGTDGVGTKLRLAIDLKKHDTVGIDLVAMCVNDLIVQGAEPLFFLDYYATGKLDVDTAADVVTGIGKGCEISGCALIGGETAEMPGMYDGEDYDMAGFCTGVVEKSKIIDGTKVAAGDQLIALASSGPHSNGFSLIRKVLEVSNADTSADFEGKTLGETLLEPTRIYVKPLLELFKHVDVHALSHITGGGFWENIPRVLPASAKAVVKGDSWQWPSIFNWLQENGNITTHEMYRTFNCGVGMVLVVPADKLEQSLSMLKDLGENAWHLGEIQDAKPGEEQVEIVGGAK
- the purN gene encoding phosphoribosylglycinamide formyltransferase — translated: MAPTRLVVLISGGGSNLQAIIDACESGEINAQIAAVISNKADAYGLERAKQAGIATQVLSHKDFDSREAYDTQLMSIIDSFIPNLVVLAGFMRILTPNLVQKYIGKMLNIHPSLLPKYQGLNTHQRAIDANDDVHGVSVHFVTEELDGGPVILQAKVPVLKDDTADTLAKRVHEQEHIIYPLVVKWFSEHRLTMEADYAVLDETKLPAHGAQYPQ